From Paraburkholderia fungorum, the proteins below share one genomic window:
- a CDS encoding alpha/beta hydrolase, which translates to MNPARAFWLILLMLVTSPVWAFHSEVVSIPSAAMHQSFDATVVVPDQYGHGKPTDRFPVVYLLHGSGGDYTDWTANSHIGKLADRYHVILVMPDGGHESWYIDSPVNPRSLYETYVGTEVVAYIDGHFRTIATKQARAITGLSMGGFGALHIALGRPDEFGAAGSISGAVDPRGCEDEPGIEQVFGDPARHADFWNNEAIIENARNFSGAHIALTIDCGVNDSLVQSNRTLHERLIELGVPHDYAERPGGHTWKYWSNAVQYQVLFFAGAFKRAASEASTAT; encoded by the coding sequence ATGAATCCAGCCCGTGCGTTCTGGCTCATTCTGCTGATGCTCGTCACGTCGCCCGTGTGGGCGTTTCACTCGGAAGTCGTGAGCATTCCAAGCGCCGCGATGCATCAATCGTTCGACGCGACCGTGGTAGTGCCCGATCAATATGGGCATGGCAAGCCGACCGACCGTTTCCCGGTCGTCTATCTGCTGCATGGTTCGGGTGGCGATTACACCGACTGGACCGCGAATTCGCACATCGGCAAGCTGGCCGACCGTTATCACGTGATTCTGGTGATGCCCGACGGCGGGCACGAGAGCTGGTATATCGACAGCCCGGTCAATCCGCGCAGTCTTTACGAAACTTATGTAGGCACTGAAGTCGTGGCTTATATCGACGGCCATTTCCGCACGATCGCGACGAAGCAGGCGCGTGCGATTACCGGCCTGAGCATGGGCGGATTCGGCGCACTGCATATCGCGCTCGGTCGCCCCGATGAGTTCGGCGCGGCAGGCAGCATCAGCGGGGCAGTGGACCCGCGCGGCTGCGAGGACGAGCCGGGTATCGAGCAGGTTTTCGGCGATCCTGCGCGTCACGCGGATTTCTGGAACAACGAGGCCATCATCGAGAATGCGCGCAACTTCAGCGGCGCGCATATCGCGTTGACGATCGACTGCGGCGTGAACGACTCGCTGGTTCAATCGAACCGGACGCTGCATGAGCGGCTGATCGAACTCGGCGTGCCGCACGATTATGCGGAGCGGCCCGGCGGTCATACGTGGAAGTACTGGTCGAACGCGGTGCAGTATCAGGTGCTGTTTTTCGCCGGCGCGTTCAAGCGCGCGGCGAGCGAGGCAAGCACGGCGACCTGA
- a CDS encoding aspartate carbamoyltransferase — MNVPQQAFLRDAMRRLNMTRDTFASRIGVSRRALDTWLLPDDSQESRAMPEIVERFVSEIVVHGEPSDKYTQSVDSQSLASQMLFEGKPQLLSVDQFSRDSVEALFRVADIMQPIARRRKISRVLEGAVLGNLFFEASTRTRVSFGAAFCRLGGSVCDTTGFTFSSMAKGESIYDTSRVMSGYVDALVIRHPEQGSVAEFARATNVPVINGGDGPGEHPSQALLDLYTIQREFSRLGKIVDGAHIALVGDLKYGRTVHSLVKLLALYRGIKFTLISPPMLEMPTYIIEQISRNGHVIEQTNDLRQGLSGADVVYATRIQKERFTDESFEGYTPDFQINQALMDSVCGPDTLIMHPLPRDSRPGANDLSVDLNHDSRLAIFRQTDNGIPVRMAIFAVLLGVEKLVQHSMRDAAWRPPVYLGPDDAVFHGID, encoded by the coding sequence ATGAACGTCCCACAACAAGCCTTCCTACGCGATGCGATGCGTCGCCTGAACATGACGCGCGACACCTTCGCCAGCCGTATCGGCGTGTCGCGTCGGGCGTTGGACACCTGGCTCCTGCCGGACGACTCGCAGGAATCGCGGGCCATGCCGGAGATCGTCGAGCGTTTCGTGTCGGAAATCGTGGTGCACGGCGAGCCGTCGGACAAATATACGCAAAGCGTAGATTCACAATCGCTCGCTAGCCAGATGCTGTTCGAGGGCAAACCGCAGTTGCTGTCGGTGGATCAGTTTTCACGCGACTCCGTCGAGGCGCTGTTCCGCGTGGCCGACATCATGCAGCCCATCGCGCGGCGTCGAAAGATCTCGCGCGTGCTGGAAGGCGCGGTGCTCGGCAATCTGTTCTTCGAGGCCAGCACGCGGACCCGCGTGAGCTTCGGCGCGGCGTTCTGCCGGCTCGGCGGCTCGGTGTGCGACACCACGGGCTTCACGTTTTCGTCGATGGCCAAGGGCGAGTCGATCTACGACACCAGCCGCGTGATGAGCGGCTACGTCGACGCGCTGGTGATCCGCCACCCCGAGCAAGGCTCGGTGGCCGAATTCGCGCGCGCGACCAACGTGCCGGTGATCAACGGCGGCGACGGTCCCGGCGAGCATCCGAGCCAGGCGCTGCTCGACCTCTACACGATCCAGCGCGAGTTCTCGCGGCTCGGCAAGATCGTGGACGGCGCGCATATTGCGCTGGTCGGCGATCTGAAATACGGGCGGACGGTACATTCGCTGGTGAAACTGCTGGCGCTGTATCGCGGTATCAAATTCACGCTGATTTCGCCGCCGATGCTCGAAATGCCCACCTACATCATCGAGCAGATTTCGCGGAACGGTCATGTGATCGAGCAGACCAACGACCTGCGCCAGGGGCTGAGCGGCGCGGACGTGGTGTACGCGACGCGTATCCAGAAAGAGCGCTTTACCGACGAATCGTTCGAAGGCTATACGCCGGATTTCCAGATCAACCAGGCGCTGATGGACAGCGTCTGCGGCCCCGACACCCTGATCATGCACCCGCTGCCGCGCGACAGCCGGCCCGGCGCAAACGATCTGAGCGTGGACCTGAATCACGATTCGCGTCTGGCGATTTTCCGGCAGACCGACAACGGCATTCCGGTGCGGATGGCGATTTTCGCGGTACTGCTGGGCGTTGAAAAACTGGTCCAGCATTCGATGCGCGATGCCGCGTGGCGCCCGCCCGTTTATCTCGGTCCGGACGACGCCGTATTCCACGGCATCGACTGA
- the dapA gene encoding 4-hydroxy-tetrahydrodipicolinate synthase, with protein MSDFSGIWVPLITPFANGAVDHAALRALVRRYADAGIAGLVALGTTGEPAALDAAEQDAVLATILDAAQRVERATPLPVVVGVSGNHTASMRERIEQLNALPIAGVLIAAPYYIRPSQAGIVGHFTALADASEKPVVLYDIPYRTGVRLELDTLLTLAAHPRIRAVKDCSGSLETTLALIRDGRLQVLAGEDIAMFNTLCLGGSGAIAASAHVQPARFVALYRALAEGRLDEGRRIFHALTPMIQLAFAEPNPAPVKALLAAQGLIRDELRMPMTRASDALVARLTALDGTE; from the coding sequence ATGTCTGATTTTTCGGGTATCTGGGTTCCGCTCATCACGCCGTTTGCAAATGGCGCGGTCGATCATGCCGCGTTGCGCGCTCTGGTGCGCCGCTATGCCGACGCCGGTATCGCCGGACTGGTCGCGCTCGGCACGACCGGCGAGCCGGCCGCGCTCGACGCCGCCGAGCAGGACGCCGTGCTGGCGACCATCCTCGACGCGGCACAGCGCGTTGAGCGCGCCACGCCGCTGCCGGTGGTGGTCGGCGTATCGGGCAACCACACGGCGAGCATGCGCGAGCGGATCGAGCAGTTGAATGCGCTGCCGATTGCCGGCGTGCTGATCGCGGCGCCGTATTACATCCGGCCGTCGCAGGCTGGGATCGTCGGGCATTTCACTGCGCTGGCCGACGCGAGCGAAAAGCCCGTGGTGCTGTACGACATCCCGTATCGCACCGGCGTGCGGCTCGAACTCGACACGTTGCTCACGCTCGCCGCGCATCCACGAATCCGGGCGGTGAAGGACTGTTCGGGTTCGCTCGAGACCACGCTCGCGCTGATTCGCGACGGCCGTTTGCAAGTGCTCGCCGGCGAGGACATTGCGATGTTCAACACGCTGTGTCTGGGCGGCAGCGGGGCGATTGCTGCGTCCGCGCATGTGCAGCCCGCGCGTTTTGTCGCGCTGTATCGCGCGTTGGCCGAGGGGCGGCTCGACGAAGGACGGCGCATTTTTCACGCGCTTACACCGATGATCCAACTGGCGTTCGCCGAACCGAATCCCGCGCCGGTGAAGGCGTTGCTGGCCGCGCAAGGATTGATCCGCGACGAACTGCGCATGCCGATGACGCGCGCGAGCGACGCATTGGTCGCGCGGCTTACAGCGCTCGATGGGACTGAGTAA
- a CDS encoding M23 family metallopeptidase produces MASVFRAGSQLASGSIDFVTRRTAVALAVGVACGAAALALAAGVAIGMLWSAHRLDDPRDAAGNRLANSVERDYAIDQIGKLSASVAQIEPRIARLTKQVDTLRDFEARLHTPRPAPRAPAAVDLPSDTSATDSIGEGAGGPALPPRRCSELAAQSRGRANAARTGEQLDCLSSTLSALEHEIADHTLAYAAFPGRMPADGARFGSPFGNRSDPFTHRLNFHSGIDLVAKTGTPILAAAGGRVVFAGEEAGYGNAVEIDHGNGLMTRYGHASKLVVHAGDLVLPRQYIADVGSTGRSTGPHLHFEVLVNGMPVDPSAYLALFAPTAHG; encoded by the coding sequence ATGGCCTCCGTGTTTCGCGCCGGCAGTCAGCTTGCGAGCGGTTCGATCGATTTCGTCACGCGTCGCACGGCCGTGGCGCTGGCGGTGGGCGTGGCCTGCGGCGCGGCGGCGCTGGCGCTTGCCGCGGGCGTCGCGATCGGCATGCTGTGGTCCGCGCATCGCCTCGACGATCCGCGCGACGCTGCCGGTAACCGACTCGCAAACAGCGTCGAGCGCGATTACGCAATCGATCAGATCGGCAAGCTCAGCGCGTCGGTTGCGCAGATCGAACCGCGCATCGCGCGTCTGACGAAACAGGTCGACACATTGCGCGATTTCGAAGCGCGTCTGCATACGCCCCGGCCTGCGCCACGCGCACCGGCTGCCGTCGATTTGCCATCGGATACGTCCGCCACCGACAGCATTGGCGAAGGCGCGGGCGGTCCGGCGCTGCCGCCACGGCGTTGCTCGGAACTTGCCGCGCAGTCGCGCGGGCGTGCCAATGCCGCCCGCACCGGCGAGCAACTGGATTGCCTGAGCAGCACGCTGTCGGCGCTCGAACACGAGATTGCCGATCACACCCTGGCTTACGCCGCTTTTCCAGGCCGCATGCCCGCCGACGGCGCGCGCTTCGGCTCGCCGTTCGGCAATCGCAGCGATCCGTTCACGCATCGGTTGAATTTCCATTCGGGTATCGATCTGGTGGCGAAAACCGGCACGCCGATTCTCGCCGCAGCGGGCGGGCGCGTGGTGTTCGCGGGCGAGGAAGCGGGTTATGGCAATGCCGTCGAAATCGATCACGGCAACGGTCTGATGACCCGCTACGGCCACGCGTCGAAGCTTGTCGTGCATGCCGGCGATCTGGTGCTGCCGCGTCAATACATTGCCGATGTCGGCTCGACCGGTCGCTCGACCGGGCCGCATCTGCATTTCGAAGTGCTGGTCAACGGCATGCCGGTCGATCCGTCGGCTTACCTCGCGCTGTTCGCGCCGACGGCTCATGGCTGA
- a CDS encoding bactofilin family protein, with protein MFSKKKPVGVQQTKLATLIANDVRIAGDLQFSEGLRMDGHVKGNVSGVPGSQTLLVLSDRGSIEGNVHGYDVVVNGRIIGDLIADHFVELQGNAHVTGNIYYQQLRMDCGASVDGKLTKRETVQAGQAMPAVQGSSPLLMAADEVLREER; from the coding sequence ATGTTCAGCAAGAAAAAACCCGTCGGCGTGCAGCAGACCAAGCTCGCCACCCTGATCGCCAACGACGTGCGGATTGCGGGCGATCTCCAGTTCAGTGAAGGTCTGCGGATGGACGGTCACGTGAAGGGCAATGTAAGCGGGGTGCCTGGCAGTCAGACGTTGCTCGTACTGAGCGACCGTGGCTCGATCGAGGGCAATGTTCACGGCTACGACGTGGTGGTCAACGGACGGATCATCGGCGATCTGATTGCCGATCATTTCGTCGAGCTGCAAGGCAACGCGCATGTGACAGGCAACATCTACTACCAGCAGTTGCGGATGGACTGTGGCGCGTCGGTCGACGGCAAGCTGACGAAGCGGGAGACGGTGCAGGCAGGTCAGGCGATGCCGGCGGTACAGGGTTCGTCGCCGTTGCTGATGGCGGCGGACGAAGTGTTGCGCGAGGAACGCTAG